From Methanocella sp., the proteins below share one genomic window:
- a CDS encoding roadblock/LC7 domain-containing protein → MLKRILGDLAKVEGVNAAAIVGRDGFIIEHVANIQVDVDALGAMASTSVGTSEAMGIELGKGNFEQVLVELEKGPIMLSLISQNEILAIVAEHGANIGRIRYEVKKNKDRIAAAL, encoded by the coding sequence ATGTTAAAGAGGATTTTGGGCGACCTGGCAAAGGTCGAAGGTGTTAACGCGGCCGCGATCGTCGGCCGTGACGGCTTCATCATAGAGCACGTGGCGAACATCCAGGTGGACGTCGACGCGCTGGGAGCCATGGCTTCAACGAGCGTCGGTACGTCCGAGGCAATGGGCATAGAGCTTGGCAAGGGCAACTTCGAGCAGGTGCTCGTGGAATTAGAAAAGGGCCCAATCATGCTCTCGCTGATCAGCCAGAACGAGATCCTGGCCATCGTGGCCGAGCATGGCGCCAACATCGGCCGGATCCGGTACGAGGTGAAGAAGAACAAAGACCGGATAGCGGCGGCATTATAA
- a CDS encoding roadblock/LC7 domain-containing protein produces MKIPEGKLIAEAVKPVPEALKDYGHDFRGCIHIRQGEDGRASEGFILIEDGNVLASAFMTLGITLYQMNALDRIMMLREPSLKVYAYSDEDKTQIFRDYPDSVIGDLPPDVEPQPDAADETPAGPEDKRIPYDVLLATVIQLPGVIAAALVVDGLPIYQQGQNTDFEHIAVATEDMVRSGTKIATELQLGSAEQIILESPSNKVIIAPINDMFLCVLTSSDTNLGLVRLSIRNAQNNMRDQ; encoded by the coding sequence GTGAAAATACCCGAGGGCAAGTTGATCGCAGAGGCCGTCAAGCCGGTGCCGGAGGCCCTGAAGGACTACGGGCACGACTTCCGCGGCTGTATCCACATAAGGCAGGGCGAGGATGGCAGGGCCAGCGAAGGCTTTATCCTCATCGAGGACGGCAACGTGCTCGCCTCGGCCTTCATGACTCTGGGCATTACGCTGTACCAGATGAACGCCCTCGACCGCATCATGATGCTCCGCGAGCCATCGCTTAAGGTCTACGCCTACAGCGACGAGGATAAGACACAGATCTTCCGGGACTATCCAGATTCGGTCATCGGCGACCTGCCGCCGGATGTGGAGCCCCAGCCCGACGCGGCAGATGAAACCCCGGCCGGGCCCGAGGATAAGAGGATACCATACGACGTGCTCCTCGCCACGGTCATACAGCTTCCAGGGGTCATCGCCGCGGCCCTCGTCGTTGACGGACTGCCCATCTACCAGCAGGGCCAGAACACAGACTTCGAGCATATCGCCGTCGCCACCGAGGACATGGTGCGCAGCGGCACGAAGATCGCCACCGAATTACAATTAGGCAGCGCCGAGCAGATCATCCTGGAATCGCCGTCGAATAAAGTGATCATCGCACCCATCAACGACATGTTCTTATGCGTGCTGACCTCGTCGGATACGAACCTTGGCCTTGTCAGGCTGAGCATAAGGAACGCCCAGAATAATATGAGGGACCAGTGA